CAGCGCCTCGATTCCGGGCACCGTCCCGCTGGCCACGTTCCCTGAAACCAGCAGCTTCCATTGATCGGTCGTGATCGGTGCTCCCGGCAGCCACCCCGTCAACGATGCGATCGTGCCTGAAACCGCATCAGGCAAGTCGGCAAACACGGGATCACGACCGGCGGCCTTGGCTATGCGCCGGTTCAGCTCGCCCATCGTAATCACTTCCGGTCCGGCCAGTTCATAAGTCTTGCCGCCATGCGCCTGCGGATCGGCCAGCGCATTGGCAACAGCCTCCGCCGCATCGTCGACGAACACCGGCTGCAACTTCGCGTTCGGCCCGAACACCGGGATCAGCGGAAAGCTTGATACCAGTCCGCCAAACATGTTGAGAAACTTGTCGTCTTCGCCGAACAGAATCGATGGCCGCACGATCGTTGCCGATGGAAACGCCGCCAGCACGGCGATTTCGCCCTCGGCCTTGGTCCGGGCATAGGCAACGTCCGATTCACCATCGGCCCCCAGCGCAGAAACGTGGACGAACGCTTGCGCGCCAGCATCCTTCGCTGCCTGCGCCAGCCGCCCGACACCCTCGCCCTGCAATCCATCCAGGTTTCCGGCAAACGCCCCGACAAGGTTCACCACAGCATCCACGCCGGTCAGCGCCACTGCCACGGTATGCGGCTTCAGCACGTCCATGGCCACCAGTTGCACCTGCCCCAGCCCGCCCAGCGGCTTTACCCGG
This genomic interval from Novosphingobium sp. CECT 9465 contains the following:
- a CDS encoding complex I NDUFA9 subunit family protein, which codes for MAQGKTRDLDGMLVALVGGTGFFGTHLAQELLARGARLRVCSRHPERAFRVKPLGGLGQVQLVAMDVLKPHTVAVALTGVDAVVNLVGAFAGNLDGLQGEGVGRLAQAAKDAGAQAFVHVSALGADGESDVAYARTKAEGEIAVLAAFPSATIVRPSILFGEDDKFLNMFGGLVSSFPLIPVFGPNAKLQPVFVDDAAEAVANALADPQAHGGKTYELAGPEVITMGELNRRIAKAAGRDPVFADLPDAVSGTIASLTGWLPGAPITTDQWKLLVSGNVASGTVPGIEALGVAPRPLGLFLDRWMTRFRKFGRFGVKAKTA